In one window of Camelina sativa cultivar DH55 chromosome 15, Cs, whole genome shotgun sequence DNA:
- the LOC109129193 gene encoding putative defensin-like protein 73, which produces MNCKIGFMSCVVLTSIVILFLLVSGIVEAQKAQCIGTCDVLFDCSFACANKGYSHGHFVFYRSPNECCCNN; this is translated from the exons ATGAATTGCAAGATTGGATTCATGAGCTGTGTGGTGCTTACTTCAATAGTCATCCTATTTCTCTTGGTTTCAG GGATAGTTGAAGCTCAAAAAGCCCAATGCATTGGAACATGTGACGTACTTTTCGACTGTTCTTTCGCTTGCGCCAATAAGGGATACAGCCATGGCCATTTCGTTTTCTATAGAAGTCCCAACGAATGTTGTTGCAACAATTAA
- the LOC109129192 gene encoding defensin-like protein 74, with amino-acid sequence MKMNCKIGFVSLLVITSVIFLFLVPDKVEAQKECVGPCELVPNCMAACINKGYQVGQCVAWKEDDPFICCCI; translated from the exons ATGAAAATGAACTGCAAGATTGGATTCGTGAGCTTGCTCGTGATTACTTCAGTAATCTTCCTCTTTCTGGTTCCAG ATAAGGTAGAAGCCCAAAAAGAATGTGTTGGACCATGTGAACTGGTTCCGAACTGTATGGCGGCTTGCATTAACAAAGGATACCAAGTTGGCCAATGTGTTGCCTGGAAGGAGGACGATCCTTTTATATGTTGTTGCATCTAA
- the LOC104744889 gene encoding DEAD-box ATP-dependent RNA helicase 50 produces MLARAPPPCFNFPARNNNNICNRSEIVRLFRNRGGGGVVASGGFNRRPLETSSSYDDSTDDGFVIISAADKDNDFSPPPPPSSDSIPSESGRRNGSRSRGVTASFGRLKAQKVKALVGKVTQKKQHMSHSEEDEDEDGDFASDDGDFAEDEGFVGSSSILDLMRKKLAMKAIPRSGKSVVEKKEVKRFSKVRESRESKRDLDRLGGDDEDIDDTDNEREGSRSSYSKGYAANSRGKGDRLSVARDVDPFERRDRAIDEVSNPRKYTDNERAGSRSSYSRDSAVNSRGREDKRFVAKDLDTFQGRDKAYDEVYNPQRFSNNERGGSYSKGSAGNSRGWGDRRSVVYARDMDDWREQRNKTNATRETGFFSRKTFAEIGCSEDMMKALKEQNFDRPAHIQALAFASVIDGKSCIIADQSGSGKTLSYLIPVIQRLREEELQGISKSSPGCPRVIVLVPTAELASQVLANCRSISKSGVPFRSMVVTGGFRQRTQLENLEQGVDVLIATPGRFTYLMKEGILGLSNLRCAILDEVDILFGDDEFEAALQSLINSSPVTAQYLFVTATLPLEIYNKLVEVFPDCEVVMGPRVHRVSNALEEILVDCSGDDNAEKTPETAFQNKKTALLQIVEENPVPKTIIFCNKIETCRKVENIFKRVDRKERQLHVLPFHAALAQGSRLTNMEEFTSSQPEENSLFLVCTDRASRGIDFSGVDHVVLFDFPRDPSEYVRRVGRTARGARGEGKAFIFVVGKQVGLAQRIIERNQKGHPVHDVPNAYEFTT; encoded by the exons ATGTTGGCGAGAGCTCCACCACCGTGTTTTAATTTTCCGGcgaggaataataataatatctgtaATCGGAGTGAGATTGTTCGGTTGTTTCGTAACCGCGGAGGCGGAGGAGTGGTAGCTAGTGGTGGTTTCAATCGGCGGCCGTTGGAAACTTCGAGCTCGTACGACGATTCCACCGACGACGGATTCGTAATCATCAGTGCGGCGGATAAGGATAATGacttttctcctcctcctccgccttctTCCGATTCGATTCCCTCAG AATCTGGGAGAAGAAACGGTTCGCGTTCGAGAGGTGTAACTGCTAGTTTCGGAAGGCTAAAGGCTCAGAAAGTGAAAGCTCTTGTTGGAAAGGTAACGCAGAAGAAGCAGCATATGAGTCACAGTGAGGAGGACGAAGATGAGGATGGGGATTTTGCCTCTGATGATGGGGATTTTGCCGAGGATGAAGGTTTTGTTGGTTCATCGTCAATTCTTGAtttgatgaggaagaagctCGCTATGAAGGCTATTCCTAGATCAGGCAAATCTGTTGTTGAGAAAAAAGAGGTTAAAAGATTCAGCAAAGTGCGGGAATCTAGAGAGTCAAAAAGGGATTTAGATAGATTGggaggagatgatgaagatatTGATGATACGGATAATGAGAGAGAAGGGTCACGGAGTTCATATTCAAAAGGTTATGCTGCTAACTCCAGGGGTAAGGGAGATAGGCTTTCGGTTGCAAGAGATGTAGATCCATTTGAAAGACGTGATAGAGCCATTGATGAGGTTTCAAACCCTCGAAAGTATACTGACAATGAGAGAGCAGGATCACGGAGTTCATATTCAAGAGACTCTGCTGTTAACTCCAGGGGTAGAGAAGATAAGCGTTTTGTTGCCAAAGACTTAGATACATTCCAGGGACGTGATAAAGCTTATGATGAGGTTTATAATCCTCAAAGGTTCAGTAATAACGAGAGAGGAGGATCGTATTCAAAAGGCTCTGCTGGTAACTCTCGGGGTTGGGGTGATAGGCGTTCTGTTGTATATGCAAGAGATATGGACGATTGGAGAGAGCAAAGGAATAAAACCAATGCCACTAGGGAGACTGGCTTTTTTAGCCGGAAAACTTTTGCAGAAATTGGATGTAGTGAAGATATGATGAAGGCCTTAAAGGAACAGAATTTTGATCGCCCGGCACATATTCAG GCTCTGGCTTTTGCATCAGTTATTGATGGAAAGAGTTGTATCATAGCTGACCAAAGTGGATCAGGCAAGACACTGTCATATCTTATCCCTGTTATCCAGCGTCTCAGAGAAGAAGAACTTCAAGGAATTAGCAAATCCTCTCCTGGATGTCCTCGTGTTATTGTTCTGGTACCAACTGCAGAGCTGGCTTCTCAG GTTCTTGCTAACTGTAGATCAATATCAAAGTCTGGGGTCCCTTTCCGTTCCATGGTAGTGACGGGTGGCTTCAGACAACGAACCCAGCTAGAAAACTTAGAGCAAGGTGTTGACGTTTTGATTGCAACACCAGGGCGTTTCACGTACCTAATGAAAGAAGGAATTTTGGGGTTATCAAATTTAAGATG TGCCATCTTGGATGAAGTGGATATACTCTTTGGCGACGATGAGTTTGAGGCAGCCCTGCAAAGTCTAATAAACTCTTCGCCTGTTACTGCACAGTATCTGTTTGTTACAGCAACCTTGCCGCTTGAGATATATAACAAACTTGTTGAAGTTTTCCCTGATTGTGAAGTTGTAATGGGACCTCGTGTGCACCGTGTTAGTAATGCTCTCGAAGAG ATTCTTGTTGACTGCAGTGGAGATGATAATGCAGAGAAAACTCCTGAGACTGCTTTTCAGAACAAGAAAACTGCTCTTCTTCAGATTGTGGAGGAAAACCCTGTTCCCAAAACTATCATCTTCTGCAATAAG ATTGAGACATGTAGGAaagttgagaatatatttaAGCGGGTTGATAGAAAGGAAAGGCAGTTGCATGTCCTACCTTTTCATGCAGCACTTGCACAAGGGTCAAGGCTTACAAACATGGAAGAATTCACCTCATCTCAGCCCGAAGAAAATTCACTGTTTCTGGTTTGCACGGATAG AGCCTCCCGTGGGATAGATTTCTCTGGTGTTGATCATGTGGTGCTCTTTGACTTCCCACGTGACCCCAGTGAATACGTGAGACGTGTAGGAAGAACAGCAAGAGGGGCTAGAGGAGAAGGAAAGGCTTTCATCTTTGTGGTGGGGAAGCAAGTAGGGTTGGCACAGAGGATAATTGAGCGAAATCAGAAGGGTCACCCAGTTCATGATGTCCCAAACGCTTACGAATTCACAACATAG
- the LOC104748057 gene encoding RNA-binding protein 38-like, which produces MSQTNQPNKIFVGNLTWRTTAEDLKTHFEQFGEVIDANVVCETNPVRSKGYGFVTFKETESAVRALENPTPVIDGRTTNCNLATRGAAKKNMNLPNQTGSLNQVRPPHQYQQPFPFCPPPVWDHVRGQYFYYMYHNPYHNPYGAYPTTHMQNWYQPNIRHDAVTFAHQGSSVRRDDVNNETDGGVSQRSSVRIESVSETDQKLVADAAHHDNEEAVTKPDVDQQTVESMCEQTHDTKQDEDLTIELDNGIEVTHQDERVVEYVVEETP; this is translated from the exons atgTCTCAAACGAATCAGCCTAATAAGATCTTTGTTGGGAATTTAACATGGAGAACAACAGCAGAAGATTTGAAAACACACTTCGAACAATTCGGAGAAGTGATTGATGCTAACGTTGTTTGTGAAACTAATCCTGTACGATCCAAAGGCTATGGTTTt GTTACTTTTAAAGAGACAGAGTCTGCAGTTAGAGCTCTTGAAAATCCGACCCCGGTCATTGATGGGAGAACAACCAATTGCAATTTGGCTACTCGTGGTGCtgcaaagaaaaacatgaacCTTCCTAACCAAACtg gaTCTTTAAATCAGGTGAGACCACCACATCAATATCAGCAACCATTTCCATTTTGTCCTCCCCCTGTCTG GGATCACGTTAGAGGACAATATTTTTACTACATGTATCACAATCCATATCATAATCCTTACGGAGCTTACCCAACAACACACATG CAGAACTGGTATCAACCAAACATACGACATGATGCCGTCACTTTTGCACATCAGGGATCATCGGTTCGACGTGATGATGTTAACAATGAAACTGATGGAGGTGTATCTCAAAGATCATCGGTTCGGATTGAAAGTGTTAGCGAAACTGATCAGAAACTTGTTGCGGATGCTGCGCACCATGACAATGAAGAGGCGGTTACAAAACCAGATGTTGATCAACAAACGGTAGAAAGCATGTGTGAACAAACACATGACACCAAACAAGACGAAGATCTAACAATAGAGCTTGACAACGGAATTGAGGTTACACACCAAGATGAGAGAGTCGTTGAATATGTAGTTGAAGAAACTCCATAA
- the LOC104744887 gene encoding putative defensin-like protein 73 has translation MNCKIGFMSFMVIISIVFLFLLVSGKVEAEPQKCIGSCTSSSACGNSCIKMGYKIGECAGWKNPDKCCCMFRMY, from the exons ATGAATTGCAAGATTGGATTCATGAGCTTCATGGTGATTATTTCAATAGTCTTCCTATTTCTCTTGGTTTCAG GAAAAGTTGAAGCTGAACCCCAAAAATGCATTGGATCATGTACAAGCAGTTCTGCTTGTGGAAACTCTTGCATTAAGATGGGATACAAAATTGGCGAATGCGCTGGCTGGAAAAACCCCGATAAATGTTGTTGCATGTTTCGTATGTACTAG
- the LOC104744888 gene encoding putative defensin-like protein 73, giving the protein MNCKIGFMSSMMITSIVILFLLVSGNGEALPKNCIGLCKMLFDCSAACIRMGYTMGQCIGWKTPDMCCCDH; this is encoded by the exons ATGAATTGCAAGATTGGATTCATGAGCTCCATGATGATTACTTCAATAGTCATCCTATTTCTCTTGGTTTCAG GAAACGGTGAAGCTCTACCCAAAAACTGCATTGGATTATGTAAAATGCTTTTTGACTGTTCGGCCGCTTGCATCAGGATGGGATATACAATGGGCCAATGTATTGGCTGGAAAACCCCCGATATGTGTTGTTGCGACCATTAG
- the LOC104744886 gene encoding probable pectate lyase 8, producing the protein MAHVTKLILFTSALLLATLFIGVTSSRSNETWHEHAVENPEEVAAMVDMSIRNSTERRRLGYFSCSTGNPIDDCWRCDRKWQLRRKRLADCSIGFGRNAIGGRDGRFYVVTNPNDDNPVNPIPGTLRHAVIQEEPLWIIFKRDMVITLKQELIMNSFKTIDGRGVNVHIANGACLTIQYVTNIIVHGIHIHDCKPTGNAMVRSSPSHYGWRSMADGDALSIFGSSHIWIDHNSLSNCADGLVDAVMSSTAITVSNNFFTHHNEVMLLGHSDSYTRDKVMQVTIAYNHFGEGLIQRMPRCRHGYFHVVNNDYTHWEMYAIGGSASPTINSQGNRFLAPTNPFAKEVTKREYTGQSKWKHWNWRSEGDLFLNGAFFTRSGAGAGANYARASSLSAKSSSLVGTMTSYSGALNCRAGRRC; encoded by the exons ATGGCTCATGTCACAAAACTTATTCTCTTTACTTCTGCATTACTTCTAGCAACTCTCTTTATCGGCGTTACTTCATCCAG GTCGAATGAAACATGGCATGAACATGCAGTTGAGAACCCAGAGGAAGTAGCTGCCATGGTGGACAT GAGCATACGAAACAGCACAGAGCGGAGACGATTAGGTTACTTCTCCTGCTCCACCGGCAACCCAATCGACGATTGCTGGCGTTGCGACCGTAAATGGCAACTCCGTCGCAAACGTTTAGCCGATTGCTCAATCGGATTCGGCCGCAACGCAATCGGAGGCCGCGACGGTCGTTTCTACGTCGTAACCAACCCTAACGACGACAACCCCGTTAACCCCATACCGGGAACACTCCGTCACGCCGTGATCCAAGAAGAACCTCTATGGATCATCTTCAAACGCGACATGGTCATAACTTTAAAACAAGAGCTGATCATGAACAGCTTCAAAACCATCGACGGCCGTGGCGTCAATGTCCACATCGCTAACGGCGCTTGTCTCACGATTCAGTACGTTACGAACATTATCGTACACGGGATTCATATACATGACTGTAAACCTACGGGTAACGCTATGGTTAGAAGCTCTCCGTCGCATTACGGGTGGCGATCTATGGCTGATGGTGACGCTCTCTCGATTTTTGGGTCGAGTCATATTTGGATTGATCATAATTCGCTTTCTAATTGTGCTGATGGGCTTGTTGACGCTGTTATGAGCTCCACCGCTATTACTGTCTCTAACAATTTCTTCACCCATCACAATGAG GTTATGCTGTTGGGGCACAGTGATTCATACACAAGGGACAAGGTGATGCAAGTCACGATTGCTTACAACCATTTTGGTGAGGGTTTAATCCAGAGGATGCCAAG GTGTAGGCATGGATATTTCCATgtagttaacaatgactacACGCACTGGGAAATGTATGCAATTGGTGGTAGTGCTAGTCCCACCATCAACAGTCAGGGAAATCGATTTCTTGCTCCAACTAACCCATTTGCTAAGGAG GTGACTAAGAGAGAGTACACAGGACAATCGAAATGGAAGCACTGGAATTGGAGATCAGAAGGAGATCTTTTCTTAAACGGAGCGTTTTTCACACGTTCTGGAGCTGGAGCTGGAGCCAACTATGCTAGAGCTTCGAGTTTATCAGCAAAATCATCCTCACTTGTAGGCACAATGACCTCTTACTCGGGTGCTCTTAACTGCAGAGCCGGTCGTCGatgttaa
- the LOC104748058 gene encoding uncharacterized protein LOC104748058: MDDQPKQKVKIPCNHMLDYIQLKSGGWPGSFDYDVNTCAGCDEDYGYCYWCPSCSFRAHSECIEWPDTIDHPCHSRHPLKKVSPGTIDYTDGKCHFCREKLIDPMYHCSLCNFSIDVNCWRHPPHRTIYQPKSHDHAFTLMPRKITFTCNACGMVDCIDLPRVININLHDHRISRTYHLGHGVWDLCGVCRKEIDWSFGAFTCKRCPHYVVHPKCATRKDVWDGKELEDVPEEEEEIEDPYKLINDKEIIHFSHEHILRLGDDNVVTVYEKLRCDACIFPINSDIFFKCVQCEFFLHKVCASLPRRKRSIMHTDKLNLRVKDKAAGKYFKCTSCAKLFDGFRYKTTFNKFDVRCGSISEPFHHILHPHPLYHIFSPKGSYKTCGACDKPTQYVLSCTVCEFTLGMDCATLPNKVKHTCDSHDLSLQHGAHDHENSKGQLWCDICEKKMNGSVLFYGCDDCGSTLHTKCVFGDMYYLKPGKRYGEAELVANDGMTRPFCIMCGKRCRFPSFLKATSPDSTVVFACSMDCAYDSIWKERPHLVEKWFYEVNH; encoded by the exons ATGGACGACCAACCAAAGCAAAAAGTGAAGATTCCTTGCAATCACATGTTAGACTACATACAATTGAAGAGTGGAGGATGGCCCGGATCATTTGACTATGATGTAAATACTTGCGCAGGATGCGATGAAGACTACGGCTACTGCTATTGGTGTCCAAGCTGCAGTTTTCGAGCACATTCCGAATGTATCGAGTGGCCAGACACCATCGACCACCCGTGTCACTCAAGACATCCTCTCAAGAAGGTCTCTCCAGGGACAATTGACTATACAGATGGCAAATGCCATTTTTGTAGAGAAAAACTTATTGATCCCATGTATCATTGTTCCTTATGTAACTTCAGCATAGATGTGAACTGTTGGAGGCATCCACCACATCGTACTATATATCAACCAAAGAGCCATGACCATGCATTCACGCTCATGCCTAGAAagatcaccttcacttgtaatgCATGTGGGATGGTTG ACTGCATCGATTTGCCCCGAGTCATAAACATCAACCTTCATGACCACCGCATTTCTCGCACTTATCATCTCGGCCACGGAGTTTGGGATTTGTGTGGAGTTTGCCGCAAAGAGATAGATTGGAGTTTTGGAGCTTTCACTTGCAAGCGTTGTCCTCATTATGTTGTTCATCCAAAGTGTGCGACAAGGAAAGATGTGTGGGATGGAAAAGAACTCGAAGATgtgcctgaagaagaagaagaaattgaagatcCATACAAGTTAATAAATGACAAAGAAATCATTCATTTCAGTCATGAACATATTCTAAGGCTTGGCGATGATAATGTTGTCACCGTATACGAAAAGCTGAGGTGCGACGCTTGCATATTCCCCATCAATTCTGATATATTCTTCAAATGTGTGCAATGCGAGTTCTTCCTTCATAAAGTATGTGCTAGTCTTCCTCGGAGGAAACGAAGCATCATGCATACCGACAAGCTCAATTTACGGGTTAAGGATAAGGCTGCAGGCAAGTATTTCAAGTGTACATCATGTGCCAAATTATTCGATGGCTTCAGGTACAAAACAACGTTTAATAAATTTGATGTGCGGTGCGGCTCTATTTCTGAGCCTTTTCACCATATACTGCATCCCCATCCCTTATACCACATCTTTTCACCAAAGGGAAGTTATAAGACTTGTGGAGCATGTGACAAGCCAACACAGTACGTCTTAAGTTGTACTGTTTGTGAGTTTACTCTAGGAATGGATTGTGCCACTTTACCAAATAAAGTGAAACACACATGCGACAGTCATGATTTATCGTTGCAACATGGTGCTCATGATCATGAAAACTCCAAGGGTCAGTTGTGGTGTGATATATGTGAGAAAAAGATGAATGGAAGCGTATTGTTTTATGGTTGTGATGATTGTGGATCAACTCTCCATACCAAATGTGTATTCGGGGATATGTATTACTTGAAGCCAGGGAAACGATACGGCGAAGCTGAACTAGTTGCCAACGATGGTATGACTAGACCTTTTTGCATAATGTGTGGAAAGCGTTGCAGGTTCCCTTCTTTCCTTAAAGCTACTTCTCCAGATTCGACTGTTGTTTTCGCTTGTTCAATGGACTGTGCATACGATAGCATCTGGAAGGAACGCCCCCACTTAGTGGAGAAATGGTTTTATGAAGTTAATCATTAA
- the LOC109129191 gene encoding defensin-like protein 74 yields MKMNCKIGFMSLLVITLVIFLFLVSDKVEAQKECVGLGPGPCKQVRNCMAACIKKGYKVGQCVAWKDDDPFKCCCT; encoded by the exons ATGAAAATGAACTGCAAGATTGGATTCATGAGCTTGCTCGTGATTACTTTAGTAATCTTCCTCTTTCTGGTTTCAG ATAAGGTAGAAGCCCAAAAAGAATGTGTTGGACTTGGACCTGGACCATGTAAACAGGTTCGGAACTGTATGGCGGCTTGCATTAAGAAAGGATACAAAGTTGGCCAATGTGTTGCCTGGAAGGATGACGATCCTTTCAAATGTTGTTGCACCTAA